The following coding sequences are from one Fundulus heteroclitus isolate FHET01 unplaced genomic scaffold, MU-UCD_Fhet_4.1 scaffold_770, whole genome shotgun sequence window:
- the LOC118561975 gene encoding ephrin type-A receptor 6-like isoform X1, translated as MDEQNRPIHTFQVCHVMEPNQNNWLRSGWIQRQAAQRVYVELRFTLRDCNSIPWVSGTCKETFNLFYLQTDEPLPGRTRFRSTDYAKVDTIAADESFTQTDLGDRVLRLNTEVREVGPVTKKGFYLAFQDVGACIALVSVKVFYKRCPSTLRNLAEFPETVPHMDSSSLVEVRGACVENAEERDTPKLYCGADGDWLVPLGRCICRIGHEEMDDHCRACKPGYFKAFAGNTKCSKCPQHSSSHDQAATICHCNKGFYRGVKDPSSMACTRPPSAPRNLVSLINDTALFLQWMPPINTGGRSDITYNVLCQRCDGGDSIVTQCEPCEPDLRFIPRPLGITGTSVAILDYAIYANYTFHVEAVNGVSGLGVAPRSLANVTVNTHQAGE; from the exons atggatgaaCAGAACAGACCTATTCACACCTTTCAAGTTTGCCATGTGATGGAGCCAAACCAGAACAACTGGCTGCGGTCTGGATGGATCCAGCGACAAGCTGCTCAACGG GTATACGTGGAGCTACGTTTCACCCTGAGGGACTGTAACTCCATTCCCTGGGTCTCTGGCACGTGTAAGGAAACCTTCAACCTCTTTTATCTGCAGACAGATGAACCGCTTCCTGGAAGAACGCGCTTTCGCTCCACTGACTACGCCAAG GTGGACACTATTGCAGCAGATGAAAGTTTCACACAAACAGACCTTGGAGATCGTGTTCTTCGTCTCAACACAGAAGTCAGGGAGGTGGGACCCGTCACAAAGAAGGGCTTCTACTTAGCTTTTCAAGACGTGGGCGCTTGTATTGCCCTTGTGTCTGTCAAG GTGTTCTACAAACGTTGCCCATCGACTTTAAGGAATCTGGCAGAATTCCCTGAAACAGTGCCACACATGGACTCATCGTCTCTGGTGGAAGTGAGGGGGGCTTGTGTGGAGAACGCAGAGGAGAGGGACACACCCAAACTTTACTGCGGTGCCGATGGAGACTGGCTGGTTCCATTGGGACGTTGCATCTGTAGAATCGGCCATGAGGAGATGGATGACCACTGCCGAG CTTGTAAACCTGGCTACTTCAAGGCGTTTGCTGGGAACACTAAATGCTCCAAATGTCCTCAGCACAGCTCCAGCCATGACCAGGCAGCCACAATCTGTCACTGCAATAAAGGCTTCTACAGAGGTGTCAAAGACCCTTCCTCGATGGCCTGCACAA GGCCGCCGTCAGCTCCAAGAAATCTCGTCTCACTGATCAACGACACTGCTCTTTTCTTGCAATGGATGCCTCCCATCAACACGGGAGGAAGAAGTGACATCACCTACAACGTTCTGTGCCAACGATGTGATGGAGGTGACAGTATCGTGACCCAATGTGAGCCATGTGAACCAGATCTGAGATTTATCCCACGACCGCTCGGTATAACTGGCACCTCCGTGGCAATACTGGATTATGCGATTTATGCCAATTAtaccttccatgtggaggctgTGAATGGTGTCTCCGGACTGGGTGTGGCTCCACGATCACTGGCAAACGTTACCGTCAACACGCACCAAGCTGGTGAGTAG
- the LOC118561975 gene encoding ephrin type-A receptor 6-like isoform X2, with protein MDEQNRPIHTFQVCHVMEPNQNNWLRSGWIQRQAAQRVYVELRFTLRDCNSIPWVSGTCKETFNLFYLQTDEPLPGRTRFRSTDYAKVDTIAADESFTQTDLGDRVLRLNTEVREVGPVTKKGFYLAFQDVGACIALVSVKVFYKRCPSTLRNLAEFPETVPHMDSSSLVEVRGACVENAEERDTPKLYCGADGDWLVPLGRCICRIGHEEMDDHCRACKPGYFKAFAGNTKCSKCPQHSSSHDQAATICHCNKGFYRGVKDPSSMACTRPPSAPRNLVSLINDTALFLQWMPPINTGGRSDITYNVLCQRCDGGDSIVTQCCEWCLRTGCGSTITGKRYRQHAPSW; from the exons atggatgaaCAGAACAGACCTATTCACACCTTTCAAGTTTGCCATGTGATGGAGCCAAACCAGAACAACTGGCTGCGGTCTGGATGGATCCAGCGACAAGCTGCTCAACGG GTATACGTGGAGCTACGTTTCACCCTGAGGGACTGTAACTCCATTCCCTGGGTCTCTGGCACGTGTAAGGAAACCTTCAACCTCTTTTATCTGCAGACAGATGAACCGCTTCCTGGAAGAACGCGCTTTCGCTCCACTGACTACGCCAAG GTGGACACTATTGCAGCAGATGAAAGTTTCACACAAACAGACCTTGGAGATCGTGTTCTTCGTCTCAACACAGAAGTCAGGGAGGTGGGACCCGTCACAAAGAAGGGCTTCTACTTAGCTTTTCAAGACGTGGGCGCTTGTATTGCCCTTGTGTCTGTCAAG GTGTTCTACAAACGTTGCCCATCGACTTTAAGGAATCTGGCAGAATTCCCTGAAACAGTGCCACACATGGACTCATCGTCTCTGGTGGAAGTGAGGGGGGCTTGTGTGGAGAACGCAGAGGAGAGGGACACACCCAAACTTTACTGCGGTGCCGATGGAGACTGGCTGGTTCCATTGGGACGTTGCATCTGTAGAATCGGCCATGAGGAGATGGATGACCACTGCCGAG CTTGTAAACCTGGCTACTTCAAGGCGTTTGCTGGGAACACTAAATGCTCCAAATGTCCTCAGCACAGCTCCAGCCATGACCAGGCAGCCACAATCTGTCACTGCAATAAAGGCTTCTACAGAGGTGTCAAAGACCCTTCCTCGATGGCCTGCACAA GGCCGCCGTCAGCTCCAAGAAATCTCGTCTCACTGATCAACGACACTGCTCTTTTCTTGCAATGGATGCCTCCCATCAACACGGGAGGAAGAAGTGACATCACCTACAACGTTCTGTGCCAACGATGTGATGGAGGTGACAGTATCGTGACCCAAT gctgTGAATGGTGTCTCCGGACTGGGTGTGGCTCCACGATCACTGGCAAACGTTACCGTCAACACGCACCAAGCTGGTGA